Proteins encoded in a region of the Trypanosoma brucei gambiense DAL972 chromosome 6, complete sequence genome:
- a CDS encoding proteasome regulatory ATPase subunit 3, putative, producing MTSLLAQTTNAAVAGGTPAATLSLYEEHERLVRSIQNLELKTMICKTETHHLQKEESAAKQEVKRIQAVPLVLGTFVEAVEAGRGIVGGSSSSNYYVRILSTLDKEKLKPGASVGLHKGSNSCVQILPNEIDSAVHVLRKEDRPNVTYSDVGGLDMQKQEIREAVELPLTHASLYDQIGIDPPRGVLLYGPPGTGKTMLVKAVAHHTNAAFISVVGSEFVQKYLGEGPRKVRDVFRLARENAPAIIFIDEVDSIATKRFDAQTGADREVQRVLIELLAQMDGFDQTTNVKVIMATNRWDTLDPAILRPGRLDRKIEFPYPDRRQKRLVFQVCTSRMNLSPEVDLEEFVTRPERLTGADIQSICHEAGMLAVRKNRYVVLPKDIESAYRTVTRKTGDEQYDFYS from the coding sequence GAGTTTGTATGAAGAACATGAGCGGCTGGTGCGAAGCATACAAAACCTTGAACTCAAGACGATGATCTGCAAAACAGAAACGCACCATCTCCAAAAGGAGGAGAGCGCAGCCAAACAGGAAGTGAAACGAATTCAAGCTGTCCCATTGGTACTTGGCACTTTTGTGGAGGCAGTAGAGGCGGGTCGTGGTATTGTAGGTGGTAGTTCGAGCAGCAACTACTATGTACGCATTTTAAGCACCTTGGACAAGGAAAAACTGAAACCTGGCGCAAGTGTGGGGTTGCATAAGGGCAGCAATTCTTGCGTCCAGATTCTTCCCAATGAAATAGACTCGGCGGTCCACGTTCTCCGTAAAGAAGATAGGCCAAACGTGACGTACAGTGATGTGGGTGGGCTGGACatgcaaaaacaagaaattcGGGAAGCGGTTGAGTTACCTCTTACACATGCCTCACTATACGACCAGATTGGAATCGACCCTCCACGTGGCGTTTTGCTCTACGGCCCACCCGGCACCGGCAAAACAATGCTTGTGAAAGCTGTTGCACATCACACGAATGCGGCCTTCATTAGTGTGGTGGGTTCGGAATTTGTGCAGAAGTACCTTGGCGAGGGTCCACGTAAGGTGCGTGATGTGTTTCGACTTGCACGAGAAAATGCCCCGGCAATTATTTTTATAGACGAGGTTGACAGCATTGCAACCAAACGTTTTGATGCGCAAACCGGTGCTGATCGTGAGGTTCAACGGGTGTTAATTGAGTTGTTGGCCCAAATGGATGGTTTTGATCAGACAACTAACGTGAAAGTTATCATGGCGACCAATCGCTGGGATACGCTGGACCCCGCAATCCTTCGGCCTGGACGTCTTGATCGCAAGATCGAATTCCCCTACCCCGATCGCCGTCAGAAACGGCTTGTCTTCCAGGTTTGTACATCTCGAATGAACCTTTCACCTGAGGTTGACTTGGAGGAATTTGTCACGCGACCGGAACGGCTTACAGGTGCAGATATCCAGTCCATTTGTCATGAGGCGGGTATGTTGGCGGTGCGGAAGAACAGATATGTTGTCCTACCAAAAGACATTGAAAGTGCCTATCGTACGGTCACTCGCAAGACGGGTGATGAACAATATGATTTTTATTCGTAG